The sequence CAAAGAGCAACACTTCAATTATGGGTAGCAGGATAATGATCATGAGGGTCTTTTTATCACGCCAGATATGGAGAAATTCTTTCCAGACGAATATTTTTAAATGCTTCATACTGATTTCCTGGCTAATTTAAGAAATACATCATACATGCTCTTTGACTGGAATTGGGTTTTCAGGTTCGCCGGAGTATCCAGCCCTTTTATGCTGCCGTCCACCATCATGGAGATGCGGTCACAGTATTCTGCTTCATCCATATAATGCGTTGTCACAAATACGGTGATCCCGCGGGAAGATGCTTCATAGATCATTTCCCAGAACCTGCGGCGGGTGATGGGATCAACTCCTCCGGTAGGCTCATCCAGAAATACCAGACGCGGCTCATGGATAATAGCAATGGAGAAAGCCAGCTTTTGTCTGATGCCCAAAGGCAGCGTACCTATCAGCCGTCTTTTCTGCTTTTCCAGCTCGAGTTCCTGCAGCAGCTTTGTCCC comes from Candidatus Stygibacter australis and encodes:
- a CDS encoding ABC transporter ATP-binding protein, with the protein product MANLIIETENLTKKFGEFTAVDAITFDVSEGEIFGFLGANGAGKTTAMKMLCGLLLPTSGKASVAGYDVYSQSEKIKLNIGYMSQKFSLFADLTVWENIEFYAGIYKMKPALIKSHGTKLLQELELEKQKRRLIGTLPLGIRQKLAFSIAIIHEPRLVFLDEPTGGVDPITRRRFWEMIYEASSRGITVFVTTHYMDEAEYCDRISMMVDGSIKGLDTPANLKTQFQSKSMYDVFLKLARKSV